The Sphingomonas sinipercae genome contains a region encoding:
- the rpsT gene encoding 30S ribosomal protein S20 gives MANTPQAKKRIRRNANRATINHARISRIRTFIKAVESAVASGKKDDAVQALRNAQPEMARGVARGVLHKNTASRKFSRLAKRVAALG, from the coding sequence ATGGCGAACACGCCGCAAGCCAAGAAGCGCATCCGCCGCAACGCAAACCGCGCGACGATCAACCACGCGCGAATCAGCCGCATCCGGACCTTCATCAAGGCCGTCGAGTCGGCGGTTGCTTCGGGCAAGAAGGACGATGCGGTCCAGGCGCTTCGCAACGCGCAGCCGGAAATGGCCCGCGGCGTGGCTCGCGGAGTCCTGCACAAGAATACCGCGTCGCGGAAATTTTCGCGGCTCGCAAAACGAGTTGCGGCGCTCGGCTAA
- the dnaA gene encoding chromosomal replication initiator protein DnaA, translated as MHGGGTDLVDSKLAAPLEAAWESIRSGLRRDLGARTFDGWLKPAQLGTLDPDSGALDLLMPSQFMADWVRSHFGERLTLAWRATLPIVREVRVMAAADAPKPAPLLILEEIPAASPAERDPSTPNFDPRYRFETFVLGKANEVAATAARTLATSEEVGFNPLFIHGGTGRGKTHLLHAIGHAFSERHRGRKIVSMSAEKFMVEFIRALKENDTIGFKSRLRGADLLLIDDVQFIAGKDSTQEEFFHTMNEIIGAGKRLVITSDRAPQDLDGIAPRILSRLSWGLVADINSADFELRYNIILAKLGALPAVEMPRNVVEFLARRVTSSVRELEGALNRIAAYAMMTGREIDIAFVEEVLANVLRANQRRITIDEIQAQVAEHYRIRKAEMTSARRAREVARPRQVAMYLSKQLTPKSLPDIGRRFGGRDHTTVIHAVRQIEKLRAQDTELDADIRLLTRQLEG; from the coding sequence GTGCACGGCGGCGGGACAGATTTGGTCGACAGCAAGCTCGCGGCACCGCTTGAGGCGGCGTGGGAGTCGATCCGGTCGGGCCTTCGGCGGGACCTTGGCGCACGTACGTTCGACGGCTGGCTGAAGCCGGCCCAGCTCGGCACCCTCGACCCGGACAGCGGTGCGCTGGACCTGTTGATGCCAAGCCAGTTCATGGCCGACTGGGTGCGCTCGCACTTCGGCGAACGGTTGACCCTGGCGTGGCGCGCGACCTTGCCGATCGTCCGCGAAGTGCGGGTGATGGCGGCCGCCGACGCTCCCAAGCCGGCGCCCCTGCTGATCCTTGAGGAAATCCCGGCGGCATCGCCCGCGGAGCGCGATCCTTCGACTCCCAATTTCGACCCGCGTTACCGGTTCGAAACTTTCGTCCTGGGCAAGGCGAACGAGGTTGCGGCGACCGCCGCGCGGACGCTCGCCACCAGCGAGGAGGTGGGCTTCAACCCGCTATTCATCCATGGCGGCACGGGTCGCGGCAAGACCCACTTGCTTCACGCCATCGGTCACGCGTTTTCGGAGCGTCACCGCGGCCGCAAGATCGTGTCGATGTCGGCCGAAAAATTCATGGTCGAGTTCATCCGGGCGCTGAAGGAAAATGACACGATCGGCTTCAAGAGCAGGTTGCGCGGCGCCGACCTGCTGCTGATCGACGACGTCCAGTTCATCGCCGGCAAGGATTCGACCCAGGAAGAATTCTTCCACACGATGAACGAGATCATCGGCGCCGGTAAGCGGCTGGTGATCACCTCCGACCGGGCGCCGCAGGACCTGGACGGGATCGCGCCGCGAATCCTCTCGCGCCTGTCGTGGGGCCTGGTTGCCGACATCAACTCGGCGGACTTTGAGCTTCGCTACAACATCATCCTCGCCAAGCTTGGCGCGCTGCCGGCGGTCGAGATGCCGCGCAATGTCGTCGAATTCCTGGCACGGCGGGTGACCTCCAGCGTCCGCGAGCTGGAAGGGGCGCTCAACCGCATCGCCGCTTATGCGATGATGACTGGCCGCGAAATCGACATTGCCTTCGTCGAGGAAGTGCTCGCCAACGTGCTGCGTGCCAACCAGCGGCGGATTACGATCGACGAAATCCAGGCGCAGGTCGCCGAGCATTACCGGATCCGCAAGGCCGAGATGACGTCGGCACGGCGCGCCCGCGAAGTCGCCCGGCCGCGCCAGGTGGCGATGTACTTGTCCAAGCAGTTGACCCCCAAGTCGCTGCCCGACATCGGCCGGCGCTTCGGCGGGCGCGACCACACGACCGTCATCCACGCCGTCCGCCAGATCGAGAAATTGCGCGCGCAGGACACCGAGCTGGACGCCGATATCCGCCTGCTGACGAGGCAGCTCGAGGGGTAA